The nucleotide window GTCTGAAGTAAGGAACCATATTGAACATTTTAATAATTATGTTCAGAATCAATTCCAAAGTAAGATTAAGACCATAAGGTCTGATAATGGTTTAGAATTTAACATGGTTGACTATTTTAATAAGGAAGGAATCATTCACCAAAAGACTTGTCCATACACCCCACAGCAAAATGGAGTTGTGGAAAGAAAGCATCAACACATATTGAATGTAAGTAGGGCTCTCAGGTTACAATCTGGAATTCCAGAAAAATATTGGAGCTATTGTGTTCTTACTGCTGCATATTTGATTAACAGATTGCCCTCTAGAACCCTAGATAAGAAATGTCCATATGGTATTTTATATGATAAGGAACCAGCATATGAAGTTTTATGAGTGTTTGGATGTCTTTGTTATGCAAAGGTATTAAAGCATCAGGAATCAAAGTTTGATAGTAAAGCTCAAAGGTGCCTATTCTTAGGATATCCTACTAATATCAAAGGATATAAACTTCTTAACTTAGATACTTATGATGTTTTTGTTTCTAGAGATGTGATTTTTCATGAAAATGAATACCCTTTCAAGAAAAATGCTGAAGATCAATAGACTGAAGAAATAATCAAGTTGAAGTTGTTAGACATACTGAAAATGATAATCATGACATTATGAATGATCACAATAAATTGCAGGATAATaataaaaggagaaagaagacaCCTGCATATTTAAATGATTATGAATGTAATAGTGCTCAAGTCACTGCATCTGCATCTCATCAAAATTTACAAACTGTCAATATCATTCCCTATGAGCATTTTCTGGGTACAATTAGTTCTCATAGAGAACCCAGGAATTACATAGAAGCATCTAAATCCACTCACTGGAATGAAGCTATGAACAATGAATTGTCATCTTTAAATGAAAACAACACTTGGAGTTTAGTCACTTTACCAAAGGGTAGGAAAGCTATAGCTTCAAAATGGGtgtataaaattaaatataatccTGATGGTTCTATTGAGAGATATAAAGCAAGACTTGTTGCTCAAGGTTTTAGTCAAACCTTAGGCTTTGATTATCAACAAACATTTGCTCCAGTTGTCAAGATGGTAACTGTGAGGATATTCCTAGCCTTAGCTTCTACTAATGGATGGTTTGTGCATCACCTTGATGTGCACAATGCCTTCTTGAATGGTGATCTTATTGAGGATGTCTATATGAAAATGCCTCCAGGGTATAGTGACCATAATCCTAATCTGGTTTGTAAATTGAACAAATCATtatatggtcttaaacaagctTCAAGACAATGGAACATAAAGTGTAAGGAAGCCTTAATTAAATTTGGATTCTTACAATCCAAATGTGATTATTCATTGTTCATCTATACTAAAAATGGTTCTAAGGTTCTGTTACtactttatgttgatgatatgtgtattGGCAGTAACAATCTCAACTTGATAGAAGAGGTAAAATCTTATATAGGAAGATGCTTTAAGGTTAAGGACTTGGGAGATTTAAAATACTTCCTAGGACTGGAAATAAACAGAACAAACACTGGCATGACCCTGTGTCAGAAGAAATATATATCAGATTTGTTGTTTGATTCTAACTTCCAGGATTGCAGCTCTATCAATTCACCAATGGatacaaacaccaaactctCTATTGATCAAGGAACTCCTCTGGATGATCCAATGGTGTATAGAAGACTTGTTGGAAGATTGATGTACCTGACTTTAACGAGACCAGATATATGCTACACTGTACATACTCTGAGTCGTTTCATGAAGTCTCCAACTGATCAACATCTCAAAGCTGCACACAGGATCCTTAGATACTTGAAGGGCACTCCAAATCAAGCTCTATTCTATCCTGCTGTCAACACTTCTTAAGTAAAAGCCTAttgtgatgctgattgggctaCCTGTACTAACTCAAGAAGATCAACTACAGGTTACACCATTCTTCTGGGAGACTCATTAGTGGCATGGAAGTCTAAGAAACAACAAACTgtctccaaatcttcagctgaagctgaatatcgatCTCTTGCTTCTGTCACAAGTGAGCTTGTTTGGATGAATGCCTTATTACACGAAATGAAGAATGACATGATCAAGCCTGTCCCTTTATTTTGTGACAGCAATGCTGCGATTCATATAGCCACCAACCCAGTTTTCCATGAAAGAACAAAACACATAGAAATTGATTGCCACTTTGTTAGAGAGAAGGTGGAGAAAAGATTGATTCATCTGCAGCACATTCAGACCATCCATCAACCGGCTGATTTGCTCACCAAACCTATGTCAGTAGTTCAGCTGCAATATCTTTTGTCCAAGCTCAACATTGTAACAGACCATGTTGAGCTTGCAAGGGGGTGTTAGAGATATGTGCCATTCCAAAACGCACAGTTTAGGTTGCATTTCTATTGTTAAATGGAACGACTTCATTTTGTTCCTTTTATTATTACCGTTGatgtatttttatattattttcttgaactaagaTGACCATTGGTCGTCTCTCTCGTCTTATGTACTCTGGCTTGCTTCTTTCTCTGTAAGAAGCTTGAATGAATTcgtctctatttctctctctctgtgtctccAACTCTACTTCTTCCTTCTAATCTCGTTTCTATCAGACTGCTTCTTCATTATATTACACTACGGGGAGTTAGATTGTGAAGTATTCATGGAGCAGCCGTAAGGGTTCATCTCTAAGCAATTTCCTTATCATATTTGTCAGCTAAAAAAGACGCTATATGGCTTGAAACAAGCACAGCATGCTTGGTATGGTAAAGTTGTTTAATATTTCATCTTTTCTGGGTTCAAAGTTTCAGATTCAGATCCTAGTTTATTTGTGAAATTGGGTTCAAAGATGCATGTGTTGATTCtattgtatgtggatgacattatAATCACAGGAGATAATGAACCTAAAATCTCTTGCCTAAGGAATGACTTGTCAGTTCATCTTGGAATGAAGAACTTCGAAGAGGTTAAAAGTTTTCTTGGTCTAAAAGTCACAAAAACATATCAAGGATACTTTGTATCTCAAAAAGGCTATGCAAAGAGTCTCTTGGGGTGTTGCAGAATGGGGGAGTCAAAAGAAATGGCTACTTCTACGGAACCACATCTAAAATTGAAGGATGCTAAAGGATTTAGACAGTTTGTTGGCAAAGGCGGAGCCAGCATGTGAGGAAGGGCCTGAATGTTTGTGGGGGGTTCGGGGGCAGCACCCccgaaaattttttttgaactatttattttcatttttaaaatttaatacaataaatataacttTGTTAGATTATAGTCATTTCAATTGAATATGTGACCAATAAGGTTTGTTTCATAATACATAATAGATGAAATACTACGAAGagttgaaattaaataaaataaacaaaaatgattCGATTTAATTTTTAGATGAATAAATTGATTGTTAATTATTGAATAAGGAACAATACCAATTATGCTtcctttatcaatttttttttccacccttAAAACCAATattaacaattataaataaaaaggtAAATCAGAGAAATATgcagaataataataagaaaaaagcaaataaaaatttaaccaaTTATGCTtcctttatcaatttttttaccACCCTTAAAACCAATattaacaattataaataaaaaggtAAATCAGAGAAATATgcagaataataataagaaaaaagcaaataaaaatttaatgattgCAGCACAATAGTTTCGAACTGGGGGTTGAGAAACGACTTCCTAGATCGCACACCATCAGGCCAACAAGCCTTTTATGTCCTATGTATCGACTAATAGATATATGTACCaattgttttttcaaaattcaggGGAGGCCATGCCCCCTGTTCCTTCTATAGCTCCACCCCTGCTTGTTGGTAGTTTGATTTATTTAACTATCACGAGACCTGAAATTGCTTACTCTGTTGGTGTTATTTCTCAATTTATATAATGTTCATGGATTCCTCATTTGGATGCCGCTAAAAGAGTGCTATGTTATGTCAAGAGATCTCTTGACTATGGTCTTATGTACCAAAAAAGTGAAGATTTCTTGTTGAGTGGCTTTGTTGATGCAAATTGGGTTGTTGATGTAGATTGGGCTAGTGATACAAATGATCGTCATTCAACTTCGAGTTACTGTTTTGGCATTGGTTCAGCGGAGGTTTCTTGGTGCAGCAAGAAGCAATCTAATGTTGCTTTGTAGAGTACTGAAGTAGAATATGCAGCAGCAACAATGGCTGCACAAGAATGTATCTGGTTGAAACGTTTGATGGGAGATATCTTTTGCAAACCCGACTGTGCTATGCAAATTCAATGTGATAATGAAAGTGCTATTAAGCTTGCTTTAAATCCAGTTTTCCATGGTCGCACAAAACACATTGAAGTTCATCACCATTTTGTTCAAGAGAAAGTATTGAATCAAGAGGGAGTGTTACAAATTAGTGCATATTACTTGGTCAATTTTCTGTTCCTATTATTTTGCGTTAGACCAAGTCTAGTAGTGGGTCAATAAAATGCTTAGTATTAGTAAGAGTTTATGTGAGCTGTTAGAGAATTTTTAGGAGAGTCTGTTAGTTTTGAATCTATAAATTTCCATCTATTGTAATGCCTTTTGATTCAAGCTTCAATAAGACAAACAAGTTTATCTCATATTCATTGTCTTTCTCataatttcattatttcaaggatcataaataaattaatagtcTTTGAAAAATTTCGAGGAAGACAATAAGCAACTCAACACATCCATTTATTTCATTTAGGGAATTTATAAAGATGTAAACCATTACCGATAAAGtcataatatattttaatttacgAGTCAATATAGCATAGATGGACGGCTCTGATATCAAATGTAAattcatatcatatcatatacacATATGAATTAAAGATATGTGTATAATAGACGTACCAACACCAGCCATAGTTGACAAAGAACCTTGATATGTTGATGATCGAATAGCAAAGGCAATGCAAGAGAAGTCTTAATATCTTTTTTAGGAAGTCCCATATTACTGAAAGAATTTGATCAGTGATAGTTCTTTTGGAAAGAGTATTGATTAATAATAATTGTTTTATAAACAGGGTCTTGAGCAAATTCGATATGAACCCTACAAACAAGTGTGTTTGGTGTCATCAActattttattgtttattttgaaACGACGGCTAGTAAGATataagatgaacattatttgtaccccgtcttttactaagtacaccctctaaaaacaaattagagtagggtgtacttagtaaaaaatggattgcaaataatgttcatcaagatATAATAATGTTCATTAAGGTACTAGTAAATAAATGCAACGTActcatgaaaataaaataaattgtcttCAACACAATCGTTCAAAGACTCCGACGACCCCTGAAATTTCCAATAAATTAAAGAAATGCCTATGCAAAAGAGTCATATTATCAGTCCACTATGTTTTTAGTCACTCGTACAGAGCAGCGAAAGTCGTAAATGAGCTTTTATTTGCAAATCGTCCCAGGTTGGGGACATAGTAAGACTCACGCGATGTGCTTTGTGCATACTACATAGTACACCAAACGACAAGGAGATCTGGTTAGGGACGCCACTGCGAGTGAATATGGAAGACGTAGATTTAGTTAGTGCGAGCATATCTAGtttgtgtttgtattttttgttttactttctaaattaaatattacacgtaatatttttttaataaatataaccTGACAAGtcacatcataaaa belongs to Tripterygium wilfordii isolate XIE 37 chromosome 2, ASM1340144v1, whole genome shotgun sequence and includes:
- the LOC120010330 gene encoding secreted RxLR effector protein 161-like, with product MPPVPSIAPPLLVGSLIYLTITRPEIAYSRSLDYGLMYQKSEDFLLSGFVDANWVVDVDWASDTNDRHSTSSYCFGIGSAEVSWCSKKQSNVAL